The DNA window CGAATCCTGCACGACCCACCACGCTTTAATAGAGCAAGGTGTTAAATCGTCAGGATGAGAACCGTAAAGGTTCGAGTCTCGCAAAGCGAGACAACATCACTCCGGTGATGGCCCGCAAGGGCGAGGCCAAAGGCCGAGTTATCCTGCACGACCCACCACTCTTTGAGAGTGAAAAATAGCAGTACCACAGCAGTGGGTGATTAGCTCAGTTGGTAGAGCATCTCCTTTACACGGAGGGGGTCGGCGGTTCGAGCCCGTCATCACCCACCACACTGCGGGTCGTTAGCTCAGTTGGTAGAGCAGTTGACTTTTAATCAATTGGTCGCAGGTTCGAATCCTGCACGACCCACCAATTCAGAAAAAAGCGCCTTTTGGCGCTTTTTTCGCATCTGCGCCACCAGACTCTACTTTATCTTCTTGCTAACAGAGTTCACCGAGTCGTGCGGGTGAGATCCTGCGCTCAGGTTCGAGCATCGCGCAGCGATACGACAACGCGCAGCGTTGCCCGCAGGGTGAGGCCACAGGCCGAATCAATCCTGCACGACCCACCAATTCAGAAAAAAGCGCCTTTTGGCGCTTTTTTCGCATCTGCGCCACCAGACTCTACTTTACCCTCTTGCTAACAGAGTTCACCGAGTCGTGCGGGTGAGATCCTGCGCTCAGGTTCGAGCATCGCGCAGCGATACGACAACGCGCAGCGTTGCCCGCAGGGTGAGGCCACAGGCCGAATCAATCCTGCACGACCCACCAATTCAGAAAAAAGCGCCTTTTGGCGCTTTTTTCGCATCTGCGCCACCAGACTCTACTTTACCCTCTTGCTAACAGAGTTCACCGAGTCGTGCGGGTGAGATCCTGCGCTCAGGTTCGAGCATCGCGCAGCGATACGACAACGCGCAGCGTTGCCCGCAGGGTGAGGCCACAGGCCGAATCAATCCTGCACGACCCACCAATTCAGAAAAAAGCGCCTTTTGGCGCTTTTTTCGCATCTGCGTCATCGCAATCTGAATCCGCTGCTTTCTCGTTTCAACACCGCACCGATCATCCTCACGCTGTTCTCTGAACGGCTATACGGTCTCGTCAGGCCATTATCCGCTGTGAGCTGTGCAGCCACTGTCTGTATTTTTTAATTCATTAAACAATAGGTGCGCAAATATGAAAATATCAGCGGACTTTTCGCGCGGTTTTAGGTATTTTGTTTAGTATATAAAACGAAGGGCGTTGCGGCAGGCGATATTCACGCGGCAGGCGCCCAGCCTAGCATGAGATTGCAGCGATGAGTGAAATGTTTGATGTCAATGCGGCGGTGTACCCCTTCCCGCCTAAACCGGTTCCGCTGGACGTAGCCGAAAAAGCCTTTTATCGCGAGAAGATCAAAACCCTGCTCAAGCAGCGCAATGCGGTGATGGTCGCCCACTATTATACCGATCCGGAAATCCAGGCGCTGGCGGAAGAAACCGGCGGCTGCGTGGCGGATTCGCTGGAAATGGCGCGCTTCGGCAGCGCCCATCCGGCTTCCACGCTGTTGGTGGCCGGCGTGCGCTTCATGGGGGAAACCGCCAAGATCCTCAGCCCGGAAAAGCAGGTGCTGATGCCGACGCTGTTTGCCGAATGTTCGCTGGATCTGGGCTGCCCGGAAGAGGAGTTTCATGCGTTTTGCGACAGCCACCCCGATCGCACCGTGGTGGTCTATGCGAACACCTCGGCGGCGGTCAAAGCGCGCGCCGACTGGGTGGTCACTTCCAGCATCGCCGTTGAGCTGATCGAACACCTGGACAGCCTGGGCGAGAAGATCATTTGGGCGCCGGATCGCCATCTCGGCAGCTACGTGCAGAAGCAGACCGGCGCCGACGTGCTGTGCTGGCAAGGCGCCTGCATTGTCCATGACGAGTTCAAGACTCAGGCGCTGCGGCGCATGAAGGCGCTTTATCCGCAGGCGGCCATCCTGGTGCATCCCGAATCGCCACAGGCGGTGGTTGAGTTGGCGGATGCGGTGGGATCGACCAGCCAACTGATTCAGGCGGCGAAAACATTGCCGCATCAACAGCTGATCGTCGCCACCGATCGCGGTATCTTTTACAAGATGCAGCAGGCCTGCCCGGACAAGGAGCTGTTCGAAGCGCCAACCGCCGGAGAAGGGGCGACCTGTCGCAGCTGCGCGCATTGCCCGTGGATGGCGATGAATGGCCTGAAGGCGATTGCTGAAGGGCTGGAGCAGGGGGGCGCGCAGCATGAGATCCACGTGGACGCCGCGCTGCGTGAGAAGGCCCTGGTGCCGCTGAACCGCATGCTGGATTTCGCCGCTCAGCTTAAGATGCAGGTTAAAGGCAACGCTTAACCGTTTAAAAGGATGACCTCATGAGCTTCTTCAGTACCAGCAATATTCTGGTGCATATTCCGCTTGGCGCGGGCGGTTACGATCTGTCGTGGATCGAAGCCATCGGCACGCTGTTCGGGTTACTGTGCATCTGGTACGCCAGCAAGGAAAAAATCATCAACTACCTGTTCGGCCTGATCAACGTCACGCTGTTCGCGGTGATTTTCTTCCAGATCCAGCTGTACGCCAGCCTGCTGCTGCAGCTGTTCTTTTTCGGCGCCAACATTTACGGTTGGTATGCCTGGAGCCGCCAAACCCAGGATAATCAGGCTGAGCTGCAGATCCGCTGGCTGCCGTTACCGAAAGCGTTGGCCTGGGCGGCGGTTTGCGTCATCGGCATTGGCCTGATGACCTTTAACATCGACCGCGTGTTCGCCTGGCTGACGCAGATCGCGGTAGCGGTGATGCAAGGGCTGGGGCTGAACGTGCAGATGCCTGAGCTGCAGCCGGACGCGTTCCCATTCTGGGATTCGGCGATGATGGTGCTCTCCATCGTGGCGATGATCCTGATGACGCGCAAGTACGTGGAAAACTGGCTGCTGTGGGTGGTTATCGACGTCATCAGCGTGGCTATCTTCGCCTACCAGGGGGTGTACGCGATGGCGCTGGAATACGTCATTCTGACGCTGATCGCCCTGAACGGCTCCTGGCTGTGGATCAAGAGCGCCGGGCGCAACCGTTCCAACCCGCTCTCTTCCGCACCGTAACAACGCAGAGGGCGCCGTGGTGGCGCCCTCTTGGCTTAGTGACGATGTCCCAGATGGGAGTGCGCTTCGGCATGTGAGTGTTCACTCGGCTCCGGCGCCCGGTTGATACCGCAGTCCGGTGTCTCGCAGTGCCGGTACTCCATCTGAATGGTCACGTGGCCAATCTTGTAGTGTTCCAACAGATAACCCTGAATGCGTTGCAACAGCCCATCATGATCATGCGGCGGGATCACCTGCGCATGCAGCGTCATCAGCTTCTGTTCGCCGATCTGCCAGACGTGCACGTGATGGATGTTGCGCACCTCCGGGATATTCAGGCACAGGTCTTTTTGCAGCTTGGCGATATCGACCTCCTGCGGTGTGCCTTCCAACAGCTCGTGGAAACTCTCCTTCAGCAGCCGCCAGGCACTGCGCAGCACCAGACAGGAGACCAGCACCGACAGGATCGGGTCAATCGGCGTCCAGCCGGTGGCGAGAATGACGATGGCGGCGACGATGGCGCCCACCGAACCGAGCAGGTCGCCCAACACATGCAGCGCGGCGGCGCGCACGTTGATATTTTTCTCTTCACTGCCGCGATGCAGCAGCCAGAAGGCGAACAGGTTCGCCAGCAGCCCCGCTACGGCGATGATCAGCATTGGCGTACCCATCACCGGCTGCGGTTCGAAGAAACGCCGTATCGCCTCCCACAGGATGAATACCACGATCACCAGCAGCGCCGCGGCGTTGAGGAAGGCCGCCAGGGTGGTCAGGCGCAAATAGCCGAAGGTGTGGCGC is part of the Serratia marcescens genome and encodes:
- the nadA gene encoding quinolinate synthase NadA translates to MSEMFDVNAAVYPFPPKPVPLDVAEKAFYREKIKTLLKQRNAVMVAHYYTDPEIQALAEETGGCVADSLEMARFGSAHPASTLLVAGVRFMGETAKILSPEKQVLMPTLFAECSLDLGCPEEEFHAFCDSHPDRTVVVYANTSAAVKARADWVVTSSIAVELIEHLDSLGEKIIWAPDRHLGSYVQKQTGADVLCWQGACIVHDEFKTQALRRMKALYPQAAILVHPESPQAVVELADAVGSTSQLIQAAKTLPHQQLIVATDRGIFYKMQQACPDKELFEAPTAGEGATCRSCAHCPWMAMNGLKAIAEGLEQGGAQHEIHVDAALREKALVPLNRMLDFAAQLKMQVKGNA
- the zitB gene encoding CDF family zinc transporter ZitB, with product MSDTPHVHLPKDSNSKRLLTAFLVTAVFMVAEVVGGLLSGSLALLADAGHMLTDAAALLVALMAVHFSQRKPNARHTFGYLRLTTLAAFLNAAALLVIVVFILWEAIRRFFEPQPVMGTPMLIIAVAGLLANLFAFWLLHRGSEEKNINVRAAALHVLGDLLGSVGAIVAAIVILATGWTPIDPILSVLVSCLVLRSAWRLLKESFHELLEGTPQEVDIAKLQKDLCLNIPEVRNIHHVHVWQIGEQKLMTLHAQVIPPHDHDGLLQRIQGYLLEHYKIGHVTIQMEYRHCETPDCGINRAPEPSEHSHAEAHSHLGHRH
- the pnuC gene encoding nicotinamide riboside transporter PnuC, which translates into the protein MSFFSTSNILVHIPLGAGGYDLSWIEAIGTLFGLLCIWYASKEKIINYLFGLINVTLFAVIFFQIQLYASLLLQLFFFGANIYGWYAWSRQTQDNQAELQIRWLPLPKALAWAAVCVIGIGLMTFNIDRVFAWLTQIAVAVMQGLGLNVQMPELQPDAFPFWDSAMMVLSIVAMILMTRKYVENWLLWVVIDVISVAIFAYQGVYAMALEYVILTLIALNGSWLWIKSAGRNRSNPLSSAP